Proteins from one Nicotiana tabacum cultivar K326 chromosome 23, ASM71507v2, whole genome shotgun sequence genomic window:
- the LOC107775605 gene encoding uncharacterized protein LOC107775605 → MKPWNVSTHFCQWPGITCGRKHMRVIQLNLANQNLDGPLSPFIGNMSFLRSLYLSNNSFRGEIPSEIGRLRRLQRLNLGNNSFHGDIPSNLSRCTNLVSLVLGGNKLVGSLPPQLGSLSKLEYFLLTRNNLTGEIPSSFGNLTSLKGFYAPLNNLQGKIPDSLGQLKNLKSLGIAANNLTGTIPYAIFNISSMTTFDVGINQIQGTLPSSLGITLPNLELFIIGGNNISGSIPSSLSNSSKLVYFLAGGNQLTGSVPSLENLNELQQLTIPGNYLGTGELDDLSFISSLTNASSFRILEMQFNSFGGILPLSFRNLSNELQVVQLSYNKIRGNIPAEIGNFINLEEFQVRENLLTGTIPTNLGKVKNLQILDLSQNRFSGNIPSSLGNLSVVTILLFHDNDLTGEIPASLGNCNNLIEIYVAQNNLLGQIPKELFALSSLVAVDISENHLDGFIPLEAGNMRNLEYLNVSENNLTGKIPSTIGSCVRLEVLDMKGNSFQGIIPPSFSSLRGLHVLDLSRNNLSGQVPNYLEDFKFQLLNLSFNGFEGMLPNEGIFKNASVISVIGNPKLCGGVPNIHLPECDIKRSKKLGSRFILKIVISIVVGILGLTILVTLLFFFLFKKPKKGPVLSSFGESLINVSYQSLLQATNGFSEDNLIGAGSYGSVYKGTLDGGIVVAVKVLNLSRHGASKSFMAECEVLRNIRHRNLVKVLTACSGTDYQGNEFKALVYEFMANGSLEDWLHPSPSEDANLAESKKLNILQRLNIAIDVASAIDYLHHHCETPIIHCDLKPSNILLDDRLVGHIGDFGLAKFLQPTAQNSSVSEGSSSLVRGTIGYTAPEYGMGSELSTCGDVYSFGILLLEMFTGKRPTDGMFRDGLDLPSFAKYALLNGATEVIEPSLISGSNEENGGQNTSMYQNKECLVSILQVGVACSAYSGAERMNITETVSKLYSIRDAVM, encoded by the exons ATGAAACCATGGAATGTATCCACACACTTTTGCCAGTGGCCTGGTATTACTTGTGGACGTAAACACATGAGAGTCATTCAACTAAACCTCGCGAACCAAAATCTAGATGGTCCCTTGTCGCCCTTTATTGGCAACATGAGTTTTCTCAGGTCTCTATACCTGTCAAACAATAGCTTCCGTGGTGAAATCCCCTCGGAGATAGGTCGTTTGAGAAGGCTACAACGATTGAATCTTGGCAACAACTCATTTCATGGTGATATTCCTTCAAATTTATCAAGGTGCACAAATCTTGTATCTCTTGTCCTTGGAGGTAACAAGTTAGTCGGAAGTCTTCCTCCCCAGCTAGGCTCATTGTCCAAACTCGAATACTTTTTACTCACTCGAAACAACTTGACAGGTGAAATCCCTTCTTCTTTTGGAAACTTAACATCGTTGAAAGGATTCTATGCACCATTGAATAATCTTCAAGGGAAAATCCCTGACTCACTCGGGCAGCTAAAAAACTTAAAAAGTTTAGGAATAGCTGCAAACAATTTGACAGGTACCATTCCTTATGCAATCTTCAACATCTCTTCCATGACAACATTTGATGTTGGAATAAACCAAATTCAAGGTACTCTTCCTTCAAGTTTGGGAATCACCCTCCCGAATCTTGAACTATTTATAATTGGTGGGAACAATATTTCTGGATCAATACCATCTTCATTGTCCAATTCATCAAAGTTAGTGTATTTTCTTGCGGGAGGTAATCAACTTACAGGAAGTGTACCAAGTCTTGAAAACCTGAATGAGCTTCAACAGTTAACCATTCCAGGGAATTATCTTGGAACTGGAGAACTAGATGACTTAAGTTTCATCTCCTCTTTGACAAATGCATCTAGTTTCAGAATTTTGGAGATGCAGTTCAATAGTTTTGGAGGAATTCTGCCTTTATCCTTCCGAAATCTCTCAAATGAGCTTCAGGTTGTGCAGTTGTCATACAACAAAATACGTGGTAACATACCGGCTGAGATTGGAAATTTCATCAACTTGGAAGAATTTCAGGTGAGGGAAAACTTACTCACTGGTACTATTCCAACCAATCTTGGAAAAGTTAAAAACTTGCAGATTTTGGATTTGTCTCAGAATAGATTTTCTGGGAATATTCCATCATCTCTAGGAAATCTGAGTGTAgtaaccatccttctttttcacgatAATGATCTTACGGGTGAGATACCAGCAAGTTTAGGAAATTGCAATAATTTGATTGAAATATATGTTGCTCAAAATAACCTGTTAGGACAAATACCTAAGGAACTTTTTGCTCTCTCTTCCTTAGTTGCTGTAGATATTTCTGAGAACCATTTAGATGGTTTCATTCCTCTCGAAGCTGGAAACATGAGAAATCTCGAGTATCTCAATGTTTCCGAGAACAACTTGACTGGCAAAATACCAAGTACCATTGGTAGCTGTGTGAGACTTGAAGTCTTAGACATGAAAGGAAACTCTTTTCAAGGAATTATTCCACCTTCTTTCAGTTCTTTGAGAGGTCTCCATGTTTTAGACCTTTCTAGGAATAACTTGTCTGGTCAAGTACCAAATTACTTGGAAGATTTTAAGTTTCAACTCCTTAATTTGTCGTTCAATGGTTTCGAAGGAATGTTACCAAATGAAGGCATCTTTAAGAATGCAAGTGTAATATCAGTAATTGGAAATCCAAAACTTTGTGGGGGTGTGCCTAACATACATCTTCCGGAGTGCGACATCAAAAGATCAAAAAAACTTGGTTCGAGGTTTATCCTCAAGATTGTGATCTCTATTGTCGTTGGTATACTAGGACTTACCATTCTAGTcactttactattttttttcttgttcaaGAAACCCAAAAAGGGGCCTgttttgagctcatttggcgaaTCTCTCATAAATGTTTCTTACCAAAGTTTGCTTCAAGCTACTAATGGATTCTCTGAAGACAACTTGATTGGTGCTGGTAGCTATGGATCTGTGTATAAAGGAACTCTTGATGGAGGAATAGTCGTCGCAGTGAAAGTATTAAACCTCTCGCGACATGGAGCTTCCAAAAGCTTTATGGCTGAATGTGAAGTCTTGAGAAACATAAGACATCGGAATTTGGTCAAGGTTCTCACAGCTTGTTCAGGAACTGACTATCAAGGGAATGAATTCAAGGCTTTGGTTTACGAGTTTATGGCTAATGGCAGCCTCGAAGACTGGTTGCATCCGAGTCCAAGTGAAGATGCAAATCTGGCAGAATCAAAAAAGTTGAATATTCTTCAAAGGCTCAACATTGCTATTGATGTTGCTTCTGCAATCGATTATCTTCATCACCACTGTGAGACTCCGATAATTCACTGTGATCTCAAGCCAAGCAACATTCTTCTAGACGATAGATTGGTTGGTCATATTGGTGATTTTGGTTTGGCAAAATTCCTTCAACCAACTGCACAAAATTCTTCTGTTTCAGAGGGAAGCTCTAGTCTTGTTAGAGGAACTATTGGTTACACTGCTCCAG AATATGGGATGGGCAGCGAGCTATCGACTTGTGGTGATGTATACAGCTTCGGAATCCTCTTGCTTGAAATGTTCACAGGAAAAAGGCCAACAGATGGAATGTTTAGGGATGGTTTAGACCTGCCGAGTTTTGCTAAGTATGCGTTGCTTAATGGAGCTACAGAAGTCATAGAACCATCCCTTATTTCCGGAAGTAATGAAGAGAATGGAGGTCAAAACACAAGTATGTACCAGAATAAGGAGTGTCTGGTTTCTATACTTCAAGTTGGGGTTGCTTGCTCGGCATATTCTGGAGCTGAAAGAATGAACATCACTGAAACTGTTTCTAAATTGTACTCTATCAGAGATGCTGTCATGTGA
- the LOC107777241 gene encoding glyceraldehyde-3-phosphate dehydrogenase A, chloroplastic-like: MASAALTVANSSLQVSNKGFSEFSGLRTSSAIPFGRKTNDDLLSVVAFQTSVIGGGNNKRGVVEAKLKVAINGFGRIGRNFLRCWHGRKDSPLDVIAINDTGGVKQASHLLKYDSTLGIFDADVKPVGTDGISVDGKVIQVVSNRNPVNLPWGDLGIDLVIEGTGVFVDREGAGKHIQAGAKKVLITAPGKGDIPTYVVGVNADLYNPDEPIISNASCTTNCLAPFVKVLDQKFGIIKGTMTTTHSYTGDQRLLDASHRDLRRARAAALNIVPTSTGAAKAVALVLPSLKGKLNGIALRVPTPNVSVVDLVVQVTKKTFAEEVNAAFREAADKELKGILDVCDEPLVSVDFRCSDVSSTVDASLTMVMGDDMVKVIAWYDNEWGYSQRVVDLADIVANQWK, translated from the exons ATGGCTTCGGCTGCTCTCACAGTAGCCAACTCTTCTCTCCAG GTCAGCAACAAAGGATTCTCTGAATTCTCAGGGCTGCGTACCTCATCAGCTATTCCATTTGGAAGAAAAACTAATGATGACTTGCTCTCTGTTGTTGCTTTCCAAACCTCTGTT ATTGGAGGAGGGAACAACAAGAGGGGAGTAGTGGAGGCCAAGTTGAAAGTGGCCATCAATGGATTTGGAAGAATTGGAAGGAATTTCTTGAGGTGTTGGCATGGTAGGAAAGACTCTCCCCTTGATGTCATTGCCATCAATGACACTGGTGGTGTCAAGCAAGCCTCTCACCTTCTCAAATATGACTCCACCCTTGGCATCTTTGATGCTGACGTCAAGCCCGTCGGCACTGACGGCATCTCCGTCGACGGAAAAGTCATCCAAGTCGTCTCCAACCGCAACCCCGTCAACCTCCCCTGGGG AGATCTTGGGATTGACTTGGTAATAGAAGGTACCGGAGTGTTTGTCGACAGAGAAGGTGCCGGAAAACACATCCAGGCCGGAGCCAAGAAGGTGCTCATCACCGCTCCCGGAAAAGGTGACATCCCCACATATGTTGTTGGTGTCAATGCTGATCTCTACAACCCTGATGAACCAATCATCAGCAATGCCTCTTGCACCACCAACTGCCTTGCTCCTTTTGTCAAGGTTCTTGACCAAAAATTCG GCATTATCAAGGGAACCATGACAACTACTCACTCTTACACTGGTGACCAAAGGCTTCTTGATGCGAGCCACAGGGACCTTAGACGTGCACGAGCTGCAGCCCTCAACATAGTTCCAACCTCAACTGGTGCTGCTAAGGCCGTGGCCCTTGTCCTCCCAAGCCTTAAGGGGAAGCTCAACGGCATTGCCCTCCGTGTGCCAACCCCTAACGTCTCTGTCGTGGACCTTGTCGTTCAAGTCACCAAGAAGACATTTGCTGAGGAAGTGAATGCTGCATTTAGGGAGGCTGCTGACAAGGAGCTCAAAGGCATTCTCGATGTCTGCGATGAACCACTCGTGTCGGTCGACTTCCGGTGCAGTGATGTGTCATCAACTGTTGATGCTTCACTTACTATGGTCATGGGAGATGACATGGTTAAGGTTATTGCTTGGTATGACAATGAATGGGGTTACTCACAGAGGGTGGTTGATCTTGCTGACATTGTTGCAAACCAGTGgaaatga